From the genome of Gallus gallus isolate bGalGal1 chromosome 4, bGalGal1.mat.broiler.GRCg7b, whole genome shotgun sequence:
TTCCATGCCGACACCGCGAGGAGCGCCTTTACCGTAcggggcggcggagcgggcAGCCCGGGGCGTGGGGGGTTCCGTGCGTGGGATAGTCAGGACCCGCCTTTATAACGTGCTGTAGGAACCCGCGGTACGGCTGGGACTCCGTGAGccccagaggtcccctccaaGCCCTGAGATTCTGTGGTTCTGCCGACGTGTTGGTGGGCTTAGAATAGAATCTCACTCAGAACCgcagaatggcccgggttgagaaggaccacagCGATCgtctggtttcaaccccctgctatgtgcagggctgccaaccaccacaccgggctgcccagagccacatctctCACTCTGTGCCCGTTCCCTTTGGGCAGCTCTGTGGGCTGCTCACGATCCAGAGCATTTTGGGGATAGCTgagcgtggggctgggggtgtggGCTGTGGCACGTTGACCCACGCGCAGCCCTGGGGCATGGGCTGTCCGTATGCAGGGGATGCGTGCTGGGAGCCTCACGCTGTGCTCACTGCGTGTCTGGCCATGCAGCCCCAGCGAGGGTGCAGCGCTGATGTTGGAAGGAACGAATGTGGCTGTGTGACTCAGCCCGGCATGCTTTGTCTACCTGCCATTGCTTCTGCGCACACCCACACACCTCGCTGGGAGGGTCGTTGCCAGCAGTCAAGTTTGGGCCGAGGGATCTCTGTGTGCCAAACGTGGGGAGTTGCTCAGAGACAGCAGGGCGAGCTGTGGGATGTGCCCAGGCCCTCGGGGTTGGGACCACACAGTGTTTGCTTAAGGAGCCCATTTCGTGCCGTGGACTCGCTGGGTTTGTCTCCAGCTCGCATTCCTGGTGGAGGGGCCGTGCAGGTGGGCGTGCAGCCCTGCGCTGCTCGTCTCCATCCCAGTGATGTGCCGGGGGCTCCATGCCAGTGGGTCATCCAAGGGACCGCTGCTCCCGCGGGGTGGCGGTGGCATTGCTGCATGGCTTCAGCTCCACGAGTTTCACGCTGCTCCAAAACTTCTCTTGCAGGGCTTCTGAGCAGCTGAGCCGGGAGAAGACAAAatgtttgggggaaaaatgagCAGCCTTGGGAAAAAGCTGATCCGTCGGCGCGTGGTGGATCTGAGCTCCGAAGAGACGCGCTTTGCTCGCTGCCTTTCCACGCTGGACCTCATCGCCCTGGGCGTGGGCAGTACGCTGGGTGCTGGTGTGTATGTGCTGACAGGGGAAGTGGCCAAGGATACTGCTGGCCCATCCATCATCCTCTGCTTCCTGTTGGCCGCGCTGTCATCGATACTTGCTGGACTCTGCTATGCCGAGTTTGGAGCCCGTGTCCCCAAGACTGGCTCTGCCTACCTCTACAGCTACGTCACGGTTGGTGAGATATGGGCTTTCACCACCGGCTGGAACCTCATCCTGTCCTACGTGATAGGTACGTGGCTCTGGGGAGTGTGGGGCTGACGTATGTCCTGGTGAGCAGCACCATAGCGGGGCACGGGGGCAGGATGTGGGCTGGGTGCTCTGGGGATCCACGTGGCTGCGTGATGGCgttggtgctgctctgcctcgGCTTGTCTCAGCGCTGCCACGTGCAGGGCTCGGATCGATAAGCAGCTTTGCTGTTGGCCAGGCACAGCCAGCGTGGCCCGAGCCTGGAGCGCGGCGTTCGACAACATCATCGGCAACCAAATCTCCACCTTCTTCATGAACAAGACCGCGCTGCACCTGCCGGGGGTGCTGGCCGAGCGCCCGGACTTCTTTGCGTTGATCCTGATCGCGTTGCTCACTGGTGAGTGTGTCGGAGCGGCTCGGTGGCACCGCGGTGATGCAGTGCAGGTGCAGCCCGTTCACCCCTCggtccccagcactgctgaccTTCGGCGTCAGCGAATCTGCCCTGGTGAACAAAATCTTCACGGCGGTGAACCTGCTGGTGTTGGCCTTCGTCTTCATCGCCGGCTGCATCAAGGGAGACATCAAGAACTGGCAGCTCACGGTGGAGGATTACATCAACCTGACGGACTCAGACGATCCAGAGGAGGTCAGGTGAGGACAACGAGCGTGCCACGATGGGGTCTGTCCGTTGGTACGTGGCACAGGGCTGGTGCTGTGTTGTGTGTTGATGCCCCAACCGCTGTCCTCCCTTCTTCCAGAATAAAATCCTTCGGCTCTGGTGGGTTCGTCCCCTTTAAGCTGGAAGGGGTCCTGATGGGTGCTGCCACGTGTTTCTATGCCTTCGTGGGTTTCGACTGCATCGCCACCACAGGTAGAGAATGCCTGGAGCGGGGCAGCTGGTGGAGCTGCTCTGGGAGGAGcgcagtgctccctgctgctgtgggaacaGCCCGTCCCCAGCTGCACCGCACAGAGGGCCTCAGCTGCCCATATCAAAGGCTCCCTGCGAGGTGTGGTGAGaacagggctgcagggagccttccagctgcagagcCGAGTGCTGGgaattgctgctgcttctgcttatTTCCTGGCCTTCAGCAatattaggttttttttttttttttcttaaaatgtctGTTCTGCATGAACTTCGTTGCTCTGGCGCGCAAGGAGCCCTCttcatttcctctccttcccccaggACTCTGCTCAGCAGGTTGCTGGTACAGGCTGTTCTGCACGGCCTCTGtgcctccctgcagcctcctccgCTGGCTGCAGAGCCTCTGGTGGGGAGCGCAGTGCTGCAAGGAGCAAAAGCTCAGGGCAGAGGGCACCGTGGGTGCATTGCTGCATTGCTACACTAGTGCTTATGCAGAGAGCTGGATTTaccaggagctggagctgcaggctggggtgtggggctgggcacGGTCGCAAGTATGGATGGGGACGGACTCTGCCTCTTTCCTCCACACAGGGGAGGAAGCCAGGAACCCACAGCGCTCCATCCCCATTGGAATCATCGTGTCCCTCCTTATCTGCTTTGTGGCCTATTTTGGGGTCTCCGCGGCCCTCACGCTGATGGTGCCCTACTTCCTGCTGAACAAGGAGAGCCCGCTGCCTGAGGCTTTCAAGGCGGTGGGCTGGGAGCCTGCCCGCTATGCTGTTGCCATTGGCTCACTCTGTGCACTCTCCACCAGGTAGGATCGACTTCTCTTTGTGGTGTCACCCGGCCCAGCGCAGGGTTGGGGATACCTGTCCCAGGCTTTGCCCTGTGTGACTTCCGTCCTTCCCCTGGCACAAGCCAGTCCCTTCCCTCCCTGGCTGCTGGCCCTCTGGCCAGCCCTGAGCCACTTCTCCCCACGGCAGCTTGCTGGGCTCCATGTTTCCCATGCCACGTGTGATCTACGCCATGGCGGAGGATGGGCTGCTCTTCAAGTTCCTCTCCAGAATCAACAGTCGCACAAAGACTCCTCTCTTGGCCACCATCACCTCAGGGATGCTCGCAGGTAACGCTCCTGGTGGCCATCTTGTGCTCAATCGGCgtgcagcccagggctgtgctcatgCTTTCCGTCCTTGTTGCAGCGGTGTTGGCCTTCCTGCTTGACCTGAAAGACCTGGTGGACCTGATGTCGATCGGCACGCTGCTGGCTTACTCCCTGGTCGCTGTGTGTGTGCTCATCCTCCGGTGGGTGCCACCTCTTATGCCTTGTTCCCTTCACCACGGTCCCTTGGGTGGATGCACCTTGTAGACAGCATGGGGCCTGTGGCCACGGCTCAAGCCATGAAATGGAGGCTGCTTGGGGCCTCCAGGCTCaccatagaatcactgaggttggaaaagaacgctaagatccccaagtccaaccccaaagcaccccaccatgcccatcaccacgtccctcagtgccacatttccatggttctggaacaccttcagagatggtgaccccaccagtccctgggcagcctgtgccatcCATGGgactgctgcttcccagcagggggctggaggaggaggaggggaacgATGGGTGCTATTGTAGCTCTGGGGTTGGAACTTCCTCGCACTGCGCTGCAGTTcgtgcagcactgagcaggtCTGCTGTGTGCAGGTACCAGTCTGAGCAGCTGAACTCCCCAAAGGCCATGGAGATGCTGGAGCTGAATGGGAATGAGGAGGAGAGGGTTGTCATGAACCCAAACATCGCTGCCACGGGCACCAAACAGAAGGAGACGCTGTCCTTTGCAGCACTCTTCAGTCCATCTGCAGACACTCCCACGGCGCTCTCGGGGCGCATCGTCTACGTCTGTGCCTCAATCATGGGTGAGTGAGTGGGAGGCAGCGGCTCCTGCATGTCCTGCCACATCGCTGGCTCGTTGCTGTGCCAGGGGCTGGGGCATGTTGGTCCCTGCAGACCTGGGGAGCTTTGGTTGATGCATCAATGGTTTCATTGTGTAAGCAGAGCAGGGCACCCCAGTAGGGTCTGGGGAAGCGCCAGAACTGGGTTTGAGCCCAGCTGAGAACAGGCTTCCCTCTGCTTGCCAGGCTGGTGAGTTCCTCCTGGTAAAGTGCTTCCCTGAGGCCTTGGGGTGGGTGTTGGAGGACCTGTATGTGACCACGAGGAGGGGGTGGCTCAGTCCAGCAGCCCACAGAGCGGCAGGGAGGTCTGTGCAGCACGGTGATGGGCTCTTCTCTTGCAGCTGCGCTGGTAACGGCCATCTGCGTGGTGCTGACTGTCGGGGCGAATGCGCTGAAGGAGGGCAGCGAGGTCTGTATCTTGGGCCTGGTGGTGCTCCTCGTGTTTCTGCTCATCGTTACCATCATCATTTGGAGGCAGCCACAGAGCAATGTGCGGCTGAACTTCAAGGTGAGCGCAgcctccaagagctctgcaccTCTCTGCACCCAAGGCTGGTGCAGGATCCAGGCACGCAAGTGGCAAAGCATTCTCTAGCTTGGCCAGGTCCCTTGGGCATGGCTAAGGTGGCACCTCTTGTCCCTCGCAGGTACCTTTCCTCCCACTCCTTCCACTCTGCAGCATCTTTGTTAACATCCTGCTGATGGTGCAGCTGAGTACCGGCACCTGGGTGCGCTTTGCCGTCTGGATGGCTGTGGGTAGGTGTCCCAGAGGGGAGTGTGGTGCCCCGAGCCTTGCGGGTATCTCATTTCTCCGGCTTCTATCTGTTGGTGGCCTGGGGAGGCTGTTTCCTCCCATGTGTCTCATAGCAGGAACTTTTGCAGGTTTTTTGATATACTTTGGCTACGGCATTCGGAACAGCGTGGAAGGGAAAAATGCAAAAGAGCTCCGAAGTTCCAGGACTGAAAACCCTCTACACCACCCGGGGatggagctcagccctggggctgctgcaatctgagagaggtggtggtggtgatcaACATCAGTACTCGGAGGACTGTCAGTATTGGGACCAAAGACTGCTCATCACAGCCACCCTGTGGGGCCTGAGCCCAGACTCTGCCGTGCGCTGCCCTTTCCCCTCACCGAGCAGCGGTCGTGGAGAGGAGACCCCGGGCTGGGGGAATGCTTGTAGCCCGGGGGCTGCTCCCTGCGTTCCCACCCCGCCGAGGGGCATTGACACCAATACGGCCGTCCCAGTGTGAAAGCTGCTGTCAcatcctgctcctcctgcccacgAGACACTCCATGTGATGGTACTGCTGTATTTGTGTCAGTGCAGTCATGACTGAGATTGGAAGCGCCTCATCCTGgtactgcccagtgccccacagccccactaCGATCCCATGCCCgtgctgagccctgtgctgctggactCATGTTGCTTGGTGTGAGCATCACACTCAGCTGCTTGTGATGATGTCTGCAGTGTAGACATGAGTATCCAACCTTGTATGCCTTGGCACAATTGGGGTTTTAGTGTCAGTTTTTATACTTATTGCAGTCTAaatggtttggggtttttttttctttaactgcttGGCTCTGTTGGTTCAGCTGCATCTCACTTCAATGCCTGCgtcctgcaggctgagctgggggctGGCGTCAGTCTGTCCTTGTGTCTTTTGCCACCACGGGCACACACCGATGGGAAGCAGTGCTGTAGGGCGCCCAGCCCCATGCTCCTGGTACCGGGGTGtgggccagcagcaggctgggccCCGTGCCATGTGGCAGTGTGTCATCGTGTCCCAGCGCTGCTGAAAAGACCTCAGAAATAGCCTCTGGGGCTCCCGCTGGGCCTGCAGGGGAGGCACGGCCAGGAACTGGGCCGCATCCCCGGGAGAAGATGATTTCCCAGATTCCGGCCTGGTCTCAATCAGCCCTGACAGattattttgtgaaataaataaactaatttAGGGCAGATGGATCTTACGTGGGTTTCCTCATTTCCTGGCAGCGGAGCGGGGTCAGCGCTCGGCCAGCAGGGAGGGCCCCATggctcagccccagggctccgcggggaggagaggggctgcCACCCCACTGCACCCCATGTCCTTGTGCCCCGCGTCCCTGTGCGGGCCCATGAGCGCGGCACTGCCCACAGTCGCCCACGTGGGCCATGCTGTTCCAGCCCCAGGGCAGCATGGAGCAGCCTTCCGTCTCCTTATCCAGCCAGCAGATCGCTGGGGAGGCGGTGATGAGGCCCTGGAGCCTGAGCAAGCTGAAGGCCCCAGAGAAATGTCTGCGCCGCTCCCACTGCTTTAACCGCTGCCTCGCTGGATGAGATCCTCCTGGAGGGATGTGGTGCTCCATCACATGGAGGGGAGCTGGGGAGATGCTCCTTAGGGGCTGAAGGGATGAACTTTGGCTCCTTAATGCCAGGGACGCCCATGGGGCTTCCCCGGAGCACGGCACTGCTGGATGAGCCCTGGAGGGGCAGTGGATGGGGAAGTCCTGGCTGaggcccagctgcagcacaagggGTCAGGGTGTGGAGAGCAGAGCTTGTGGCTCTCAGCCTCCCTGCATGGCTCCACCCCCACTCCCCTGCGACATTCATAACCCAGCGTGCTGCCACGTGTCCACGCAGACCCCAGCTGCCTTGGGGGACACGGGGCTCGTCCTGTGCTCCGGCTGATGTGTCCATCTCGGTATGCTGAGGGCGGGAtgggagcagagagctgagcggtgcagggagctggggctgtagAACCTGCCCCATAGGCACGGGGTGGCCCTGGCACGTGGAGGAGCGATGGCGGATTGAGTTTTAGATGGGGTGCAGCAATCCACCTCGGAGTTAACACAGGCTGCCTTGTCCTCGCCGCACTGTGACACCAAATACTTCAACTCAGGTGTAGCCCTGGAGCTCATGCACCTTCCTCTCCCCTGTTGGAACAGTGGGACAGAGCTGTCGTCtccctctgcaggcagcaggtaCTGTCACACCTCCTCATCCTCCCCGCGGGTCACCGGGTGCTGCAGCTGCGGGGTGGGACGTGCCCTGTtggtggggctgagccctggAATGCAGGGGATCCAGGTCAGAGCAGCAGGACTTCTGGTGTGATGGAGGAAACTCATCCACTCGTGGTATTCCTGCAATACTCCTGCAGCACCGCCGGCCACTGCCATCCAAAAGAGCTGCAAGAGATCAAAGGCTGGGGTAGATTTCTATCATCTCTAGTTAGTCAcacagctccaggcagcagcTTAAGCGTGCACGACCCAGCAGCTGGTGAGGGGCCACGTGCATGCGATAATCCCCCAGCCGTGAGCCGCAGCAGGTGGCTGGCTCTAATCGGGCAGGCTTAATGGtctccttgctttgcctttgcaGGTCTGGAAAGATGACTCGCTGCCAGGTGGTTGCcatccttctgctttccttccttcccagcactgcagctgggacTTCGCTTCCCACCCTCGTTCCCCGGTCCACGCTGCAGCTGGGCAGAGTGCGGTTCTCGGCACGGCCCGTGCTGGAGTTGGCTACGCGCTGTGACGAGGTGTGTGTCCGGAGGGAGGCCGCCCTGCTCCCCCAGGACTTCCAGGAGTACCTCTTCTATGAGACACTGTATGCCAACGGCACCCGCACCCTCACGACAGTGGAGCTGAGCCCCGGTGAGGGCGGCACGGAGAGGAGGTGGCCGAAGAGGCGCACGCGGCGCAAGCGACAGATTTACGGCACGGATGGGCGGTTTTCCATCAGCGGGGATCACTTCCTGATGGATTACCCCTTCTCCACCACAGTGAAGATCTCCACGGGGTGCACGGGGGTGCTGGTGTCCGAGCAGCACGTCCTCACGGCTGCCCACTGCGTCCACGATGGCCAAGACTACGTGAAGGGTGCCAGGAAGATCAAGGTGGGCTTCCTGACGCCGGCCAATGGCACGGGGCGGCCGGTGATGCGCTGGGCTCGTGTGCGGCGCACGCAGGTGCCCAAGGGTTGGATCCGGAGCCTCAACTCCATCAGCATGGACTACGATTACGCCCTTTTGGAGCTGCGCAGACCACACCGGCGCCCGCACATGGAGCTGGCGGTGGCTCCGGCGGCGGAGGAAATGGCTGGGAAGAGGATTCATTTCTCAGGGTTTGACAGTGACCGGCCGGGAGAGCTGGTATACCGCTTCTGTGGGGTGGAGGATGAGACGGCACACCTCATCTACCAGCACTGTGATGCCAGGCCTGGCGCATCTGGCTCTGGGGTGTATGGCAAGGTGTGGGATCCCGTGCGGCACAAgtgggagaggaaggtgattgGCATCTTCTCTGGGCATCAGTGGCTGGAAGTGGGGGGGGAGCAGCACGACTATAACGTTGCTGTTCGTCTGACTGCTCCCAAGTTTGCTCAGATTTGTTATTGGATCAAAGGGGACTATAAAAGCTGCCAGAATGAATGAGAGTCggagccttcctcctcccctcccc
Proteins encoded in this window:
- the SLC7A3 gene encoding cationic amino acid transporter 3, whose translation is MFGGKMSSLGKKLIRRRVVDLSSEETRFARCLSTLDLIALGVGSTLGAGVYVLTGEVAKDTAGPSIILCFLLAALSSILAGLCYAEFGARVPKTGSAYLYSYVTVGEIWAFTTGWNLILSYVIGTASVARAWSAAFDNIIGNQISTFFMNKTALHLPGVLAERPDFFALILIALLTALLTFGVSESALVNKIFTAVNLLVLAFVFIAGCIKGDIKNWQLTVEDYINLTDSDDPEEVRIKSFGSGGFVPFKLEGVLMGAATCFYAFVGFDCIATTGEEARNPQRSIPIGIIVSLLICFVAYFGVSAALTLMVPYFLLNKESPLPEAFKAVGWEPARYAVAIGSLCALSTSLLGSMFPMPRVIYAMAEDGLLFKFLSRINSRTKTPLLATITSGMLAAVLAFLLDLKDLVDLMSIGTLLAYSLVAVCVLILRYQSEQLNSPKAMEMLELNGNEEERVVMNPNIAATGTKQKETLSFAALFSPSADTPTALSGRIVYVCASIMAALVTAICVVLTVGANALKEGSEVCILGLVVLLVFLLIVTIIIWRQPQSNVRLNFKVPFLPLLPLCSIFVNILLMVQLSTGTWVRFAVWMAVGFLIYFGYGIRNSVEGKNAKELRSSRTENPLHHPGMELSPGAAAI
- the LOC101748744 gene encoding serine protease 23 isoform X1; translated protein: MHLPLPCWNSGTELSSPSAGSRSGKMTRCQVVAILLLSFLPSTAAGTSLPTLVPRSTLQLGRVRFSARPVLELATRCDEVCVRREAALLPQDFQEYLFYETLYANGTRTLTTVELSPGEGGTERRWPKRRTRRKRQIYGTDGRFSISGDHFLMDYPFSTTVKISTGCTGVLVSEQHVLTAAHCVHDGQDYVKGARKIKVGFLTPANGTGRPVMRWARVRRTQVPKGWIRSLNSISMDYDYALLELRRPHRRPHMELAVAPAAEEMAGKRIHFSGFDSDRPGELVYRFCGVEDETAHLIYQHCDARPGASGSGVYGKVWDPVRHKWERKVIGIFSGHQWLEVGGEQHDYNVAVRLTAPKFAQICYWIKGDYKSCQNE
- the LOC101748744 gene encoding serine protease 23 isoform X2, with product MTRCQVVAILLLSFLPSTAAGTSLPTLVPRSTLQLGRVRFSARPVLELATRCDEVCVRREAALLPQDFQEYLFYETLYANGTRTLTTVELSPGEGGTERRWPKRRTRRKRQIYGTDGRFSISGDHFLMDYPFSTTVKISTGCTGVLVSEQHVLTAAHCVHDGQDYVKGARKIKVGFLTPANGTGRPVMRWARVRRTQVPKGWIRSLNSISMDYDYALLELRRPHRRPHMELAVAPAAEEMAGKRIHFSGFDSDRPGELVYRFCGVEDETAHLIYQHCDARPGASGSGVYGKVWDPVRHKWERKVIGIFSGHQWLEVGGEQHDYNVAVRLTAPKFAQICYWIKGDYKSCQNE